A single Pan paniscus chromosome 21, NHGRI_mPanPan1-v2.0_pri, whole genome shotgun sequence DNA region contains:
- the LOC100988300 gene encoding uncharacterized protein LOC100988300 yields the protein MTAPKAFAGLSRPQRRGNPSSGLVRVKRDMARKRTSPGGPACRGKGAGLDAAWTTTRAPRAVLLETTFPRATRAERAGKRAFRVQCAGAKAIFGYIREVQEAIRSFASAALGVWCFCWLQSGFIRCCPAR from the exons ATGACTGCGCCCAAGGCCTTTGCGGGCCTCAGCCGGCCCCAGAGGAGGGGAAACCCGTCGAGCGGTTTGGTGCGTGTGAAGCGCGACATGGCGAGGAAGCGGACAAGCCCGGGTGGCCCGGCGTGTAGAGGGAAGGGGGCGGGGCTAGACGCGGCCTGGACAACTACTAGAGCGCCTCGGGCTGTGCTGCTcgagactacatttcccagggcGACCCGCGCGGAGCGGGCGGGAAAGAGAGCGTTTCGGGTCCAGTGCGCAGGTGCGAAAGCCATCTTTGGTTATATAAGGGAGGTTCAGGAAGCCATTCGTTCTTTCGCGTCTGCGGCGCTCGGAGTGTGGTGCTTCTGCTGGTTGCAGTCAGGCTTCATACGCTGTTGTCCTGCCC GTTAG